From Callospermophilus lateralis isolate mCalLat2 chromosome 5, mCalLat2.hap1, whole genome shotgun sequence, a single genomic window includes:
- the Unc5a gene encoding netrin receptor UNC5A isoform X2 encodes MPGAQQSATVANPVPGANPDLLPHFLVEPEDVYIVKNKPVLLVCKALPATQIFFKCNGEWVRQVDHVIERSTDGSSGLPAMEVRINVSRQQVEKVFGLEEYWCQCVAWSSSGTTKSQKAYIRIAYLRKNFEQEPLAKEVSLEQGVVLHCRPPEGIPPAEVEWLRNEDLVDPSLDPNVYITREHSLVVRQARLADTANYTCVAKNIVARRRSASAAVIVYVNGGWSTWTEWSVCSTSCGRGWQKRSRSCTNPAPLNGGAFCEGQNVQKTACATLCPVDGSWSPWSKWSACGLDCTHWRSRECSDPAPRNGGEECRGADLDTRNCTSDLCVHTASGPEDVALYVGLIAVAVCLVLLLLVLILVYCRKKEGLDSDVADSSILTSGFQPVSIKPSKADNPHLLTIQPDLSTTTTTYQGSLCPRQDGPSPKFQLTNGHLLSPLGGGRHTLHHSSPTSEAEDFVSRLSTQNYFRSLPRGTSNMAYGTFNFLGGRLMIPNTGISLLIPPDAIPRGKIYEIYLTLHKPEDVRLPLAGCQTLLSPIVSCGPPGVLLTRPVILSMDHCGEPSPDSWSLRLKKQSCEGSWEDVLHLGEEAPSHLYYCQLEASACYVFTEQLGRFALVGEALSVAAAKRLKLLLFAPVACTSLEYNIRVYCLHDTHDALKEVVQLEKQLGGQLIQEPRILHFKDSYHNLRLSIHDVPSSLWKSKLLVSYQEIPFYHIWNGSQQHLHCTFTLERVSPSTSDLACKVWVWQVEGDGQSFNINFNITKDTRFAELLALESEGGVPALVGPSAFKIPFLIRQKIITSLDPPCSRGADWRTLAQKLHLDSHLSFFASKPSPTAMILNLWEARHFPNGNLSQLAAAVAGLGQPDAGLFTVSEAEC; translated from the exons GGCTGCCGGCCATGGAGGTCCGCATCAACGTGTCCAGGCAGCAGGTAGAGAAGGTGTTCGGGCTGGAGGAATACTGGTGCCAGTGTGTGGCGTGGAGCTCCTCGGGCACCACCAAGAGTCAGAAGGCCTACATCCGCATCGCCT ATTTGCGCAAGAACTTTGAGCAAGAACCGTTGGCCAAGGAAGTGTCCCTGGAGCAGGGCGTTGTGCTGCACTGCCGCCCACCAGAGGGCATCCCCCCGGCCGAG GTGGAGTGGCTCCGGAATGAGGACCTGGTGGACCCATCCCTGGATCCCAACGTGTACATCACGCGGGAGCACAGCCTGGTGGTGCGGCAGGCCCGTCTGGCTGACACGGCCAACTACACCTGTGTGGCCAAGAACATTGTGGCCCGACGCCGCAGCGCCTCGGCTGCTGTCATTGTCTACG TGAACGGTGGGTGGTCGACGTGGACCGAATGGTCCGTCTGCAGCACCAGCTGTGGGCGCGGCTGGCAGAAACGGAGCCGGAGCTGCACCAACCCGGCGCCTCTCAACGGAGGCGCCTTCTGTGAGGGGCAGAATGTCCAGAAAACAGCCTGCGCCACCCTGTGCCCAG TGGATGGCAGCTGGAGCCCATGGAGCAAGTGGTCAGCCTGCGGGCTCGACTGCACTCACTGGCGGAGCCGGGAGTGCTCTGATCCAGCGCCCCGCAACGGAGGTGAGGAGTGTCGGGGCGCTGACCTGGACACCCGCAACTGTACCAGCGACCTCTGTGTGCACA CTGCTTCCGGCCCTGAGGATGTGGCCCTCTATGTGGGGCTCATCGCCGTCGCCGTGTGCCTTGTCCTGCTGCTGCTTGTCCTCATCCTCGTGTATTGCCGCAAGAAGGAGGGGCTGGACTCGGATGTGGCCGACTCGTCCATCCTCACCTCAGGTTTCCAGCCCGTCAGCATCAAGCCCAGCAAAGCAG ACAATCCCCACCTGCTCACCATCCAGCCAGAcctcagcaccaccaccaccacctaccAGGGGAGTCTGTGTCCCCGGCAGGACGGGCCCAGCCCCAAGTTCCAGCTCACCAATGGGCACCTGCTCAGCCCCCTGGGTGGTGGCCGCCACACGCTGCACCACAGCTCACCCACCTCCGAGGCCGAGGACTTCGTCTCCCGCCTCTCCACCCAGAACTACTTCCGCTCCCTGCCCCGCGGCACCAGCAACATGGCCTACGGGACCTTCAACTTCCTCGGGGGCCGGCTGATGATTCCCAACACAG GAATCAGCCTCCTCATCCCTCCGGACGCCATCCCCCGAGGAAAGATCTACGAGATCTACCTCACACTGCACAAGCCAGAGGACGTGAG gttgcccctagctggctgtcagaCCCTGCTGAGTCCCATCGTTAGCTGTGGGCCCCCCGGAGTCCTGCTCACCAGGCCCGTCATCCTCTCCATGGACCACTGTGGGGAGCCCAGCCCCGACAGCTGGAGCCTGCGCCTCAAGAAGCAGTCGTGTGAGGGCAGCTGGGAG GACGTGCTGCACCTGGGCGAGGAGGCACCCTCCCACCTCTACTACTGCCAGCTGGAGGCCAGCGCCTGCTACGTCTTCACCGAGCAGCTGGGCCGCTTCGCCTTGGTGGGAGAGGCCCTCAGTGTGGCTGCTGCCAAGCGCCTCAAGCTGCTTCTGTTTGCCCCCGTGGCCTGCACCTCCCTCGAGTACAACATCCGCGTCTACTGCCTGCACGACACCCACGATGCACTCAAG GAGGTGGTGCAGCTGGAAAAGCAACTGGGCGGACAGCTGATCCAGGAGCCTCGCATCCTGCACTTCAAGGACAGTTACCACAACCTGCGCCTGTCCATCCACGACGTCCCCAGCTCCCTGTGGAAGAGCAAGCTCCTTGTCAGCTACCAG GAGATCCCCTTTTATCACATCTGGAACGGCTCGCAGCAGCACCTGCACTGCACCTTCACTTTGGAGCGCGTTAGCCCCAGCACCAGTGACCTGGCCTGCAAGGTGTGGGTGTGGCAGGTCGAGGGTGATGGACAGAGCTTCAACATCAACTTCAACATCACCAAG GACACGAGGTTTGCTGAGCTGCTGGCTCTGGAGAGTGAAGGGGGGGTCCCAGCCCTGGTGGGCCCCAGTGCCTTCAAGATTCCCTTCCTCATTCGGCAGAAGATCATTACCAGCCTGGACCCGCCCTGCAGTCGAGGTGCCGACTGGCGGACTCTAGCCCAGAAACTCCACCTGGACAG CCATCTCAGCTTCTTTGCCTCCAAGCCCAGCCCCACAGCCATGATCCTCAACCTGTGGGAGGCACGGCACTTCCCCAACGGCAACCTCAGCCAGCTGGCAGCAGCAGTGGCCGGACTGGGCCAGCCAGACGCTGGCCTCTTCACGGTGTCAGAGGCCGAGTGCTGA
- the Hk3 gene encoding hexokinase-3, producing the protein MDSIGPAGLQPGERALGCPQEGLPLPSDSSELVQGCLQQFKVTRTQLQQIQASLLDSMEQALKGQASPAPAVRMLPTYVGSTPHGTEQGDFLVLELGATGASLRVLWVTLTGIEGHRVEPRSQEFMIPEEVVLGTGQQLFDFAACCLSEFLDAHPVGNRGLQLGFSFSFPCHQTGLDKSTLISWTKGFRCSGVEGQDVVQLLRDAIQRQGAYSIDVVAVVNDTVGTMMGCEPGTQPCEIGLIVDTGTNACYMEEARHVAVLDEDRGRTCVSIEWGSFNDHGALGPVMTTFDHALDQESLNPGAQRFEKMIGGLYLGELVRLVLAHLARRGVLFGGCTSPALLSQGSIRLEHVAEMEDPSTGAARVHTILQDLGLSLEASDAELVQRVCAAVCTRAAQLCAAALAAVLSRLQHSREQQTLQVAVATGGQVFEQHLRFHSILQETVMLLVPECDVSFIPSVDGGGRGVAMVTAVAARLAAHRRLLEETLAPFRLNLEQLKAVQAQMREAMAKGLRGEASSLRMLPTYVRATPDGSERGDFLALDLGGTNFRVLLVRLTEGGVQIINQVYSIPECVAQGSGQQLFDHIVDCIVDFQQRQGMSGQSLPLGFTFSFPCKQVGLDQGILLNWTKGFNASDCEGHDVVHLLREAIKRRQAVELNVVAIVNDTVGTMMSCGYEDPRCEIGLIVGTGTNACYMEELLNVADMAGESGQMCINMEWGAFGDDGSLGMLSTCFDESVDQASINPGKQRFEKMISGMYLGEIVRHILLHLTSLGVLFRGQQTQCLQTRDIFKTKFLSEIESDSLALRQVRAILEDLGLPLTSDDALMVLEVCQAVSRRAAQLCGAGVAAVVEKIRENRGLEELTISVGVDGTLYKLHPHFSSLVAATVRELAPRCKVTFLQSEDGSGKGAALVTAVACRLAQKTRV; encoded by the exons ATGGACTCTATTGGGCCTGCTGGGTTGCAGCCTGGGGAAAGAGCCCTGGGCTGTCCCCAGGAGGGGTTACCCCTGCCCTCAGACAGCTCAGAGCTG GTACAGGGATGTCTACAGCAATTCAAGGTGACAAGGACACAGCTGCAGCAGATCCAAGCCAGCCTCCTGGATTCCATGGAGCAGGCATTGAAGGGACAGGCCAGCCCTGCTCCTGCAGTCCGGATGCTGCCCACATATGTGGGGTCTACCCCACATGGCACTG AACAAGGAGACTTTCTGGTGCTGGAGCTAGGGGCCACAGGGGCCTCACTGCGAGTCTTGTGGGTGACTCTGACGGGCATCGAGGGGCATAGGGTGGAGCCCAGGAGCCAGGAGTTCATGATTCCTGAAGAGGTGGTACTGGGCACTGGCCAGCAA CTCTTTGACTTTGCCGCCTGCTGCTTGTCTGAGTTCCTGGATGCACACCCCGTGGGAAATCGGGGCCTGCAGCTTGGGTTCAGCTTCTCCTTCCCTTGCCACCAAACAGGCCTGGACAAG AGCACCCTCATTTCCTGGACCAAAGGTTTTAGGTGCAGTGGTGTGGAAGGCCAGGATGTGGTCCAGTTGCTGAGAGATGCCATTCAGAGGCAGGGG GCCTACAGCATTGACGTGGTTGCTGTGGTGAACGACACAGTGGGCACCATGATGGGCTGTGAGCCAGGCACTCAGCCATGTGAGATTGGGCTCATCGTAG ACACTGGCACCAATGCATGTTACATGGAGGAGGCGAGGCATGTGGCCGTATTGGATGAGGACCGGGGCCGCACCTGCGTCAGCATTGAATGGGGATCCTTCAACGATCATGGAGCCCTGGGGCCAGTGATGACCACCTTTGACCATGCCTTGGATCAGGAGTCCCTGAATCCTGGTGCCCAGAG GTTTGAAAAGATGATTGGGGGCTTATACCTGGGTGAGCTGGTGCGACTGGTGCTGGCCCACTTGGCCCGTCGTGGCGTCCTCTTTGGTGGCTGTACCTCTCCTGCTTTGCTGAGCCAAGGCAGCATCCGTCTGGAGCATGTGGCTGAGATGGAGGA cccctccactggGGCAGCCCGTGTCCACACAATCCTGCAGGACCTGGGCCTGAGCCTGGAGGCTTCAGATGCTGAGCTTGTGCAGCGTGTGTGCGCGGCCGTGTGCACCCGGGCTGCCCAGCTTTGTGCGGCGGCCCTGGCTGCAGTCCTGTCCCGCCTGCAGCACAGCCGGGAGCAGCAGACCCTCCAGGTTGCTGTGGCCACAGGAGGTCAAGTGTTTGAGCAGCACCTCAG GTTCCACAGCATTTTGCAGGAGACAGTGATGCTCTTGGTCCCGGAATGTGATGTCTCCTTTATCCCCTCTGTGGATGGAGGTGGCCGGGGAGTGGCAATGGTGACAGCTGTGGCTGCCCGCTTGGCCGCCCACCGGCGCCTGCTGGAGGAGACCCTGGCACCTTTCCGGTTGAACCTGGAGCAGCTGAAAGCCGTGCAAGCGCAGATGCGGGAGGCCATGGCCAAGGGGCTCCGAGGGGAGGCTTCCTCTCTCCGTATGCTACCCACTTACGTGCGAGCCACACCCGATGGCAGCG AGCGAGGAGACTTTCTGGCTTTGGACCTGGGGGGCACCAACTTCCGGGTCCTTCTGGTGCGTTTGACAGAGGGAGGTGTACAGATCATCAACCAGGTTTACTCCATTCCTGAGTGTGTGGCCCAGGGCTCTGGGCAGCAG CTCTTTGACCATATCGTGGACTGCATCGTGGACTTCCAGCAGAGGCAGGGCATGAGTGGACAGAGCCTCCCCCTGGGTTTCACTTTCTCCTTCCCATGCAAGCAGGTTGGCCTGGACCAG GGCATCCTTCTAAACTGGACTAAGGGTTTCAATGCATCAGACTGTGAGGGCCATGATGTTGTGCATCTGCTGCGGGAAGCCATCAAACGCAGACAG GCAGTGGAGCTGAATGTTGTTGCCATTGTCAATGACACGGTGGGGACCATGATGTCCTGTGGCTATGAGGATCCCCGTTGCGAGATAGGCCTCATTGTCG GAACTGGAACCAATGCCTGTTACATGGAAGAGCTCCTGAATGTGGCGGACATGGCCGGCGAGTCAGGCCAAATGTGCATCAACATGGAGTGGGGAGCCTTTGGGGATGATGGCTCACTGGGCATGCTCAGCACCTGCTTTGATGAGAGTGTGGACCAGGCGTCCATCAATCCTGGCAAGCAGAG ATTTGAGAAGATGATCAGTGGTATGTACCTGGGGGAGATTGTCCGCCACATCCTCTTGCATTTGACCAGCCTTGGAGTTCTCTTCCGAGGCCAGCAGACCCAGTGCCTTCAGACCAGGGACATCTTCAAGACCAAGTTTCTCTCTGAGATTGAAAG CGACAGCCTGGCTCTGCGACAGGTCCGAGCCATCCTGGAGGATCTGGGGCTGCCCCTGACCTCAGACGATGCCCTGATGGTCCTAGAGGTGTGCCAGGCTGTGTCCCGGAGAGCTGCTCAACTCTGTGGGGCAGGTGTAGCTGCCGTGGTGGAGAAGATCCGGGAGAACCGTGGCCTGGAGGAATTGACAATCTCTGTGGGGGTGGATGGGACCCTCTACAAGCTGCATCCCCA CTTCTCCAGCCTGGTGGCAGCCACAGTACGGGAACTGGCCCCTCGCTGCAAAGTCACTTTCCTGCAGTCAGAGGATGGATCTGGCAAAGGTGCAGCTTTGGTCACTGCTGTTGCCTGTCGCCTTGCTCAGAAGACCCGTGTCTGA